From a region of the Podospora pseudopauciseta strain CBS 411.78 chromosome 7 map unlocalized CBS411.78m_7, whole genome shotgun sequence genome:
- the CLU1 gene encoding Intracellular distribution of mitochondria (COG:S; BUSCO:EOG09261OXV; EggNog:ENOG503NVWU), protein MADATSTTAAAAPPKEPVADEQNVEKPAETQTEEVVEEEEEEEQLEDAPFIVKIVLPHDDKTFELPVSPLEQIHEIRQSIIEHPIAVQYSCFHLEHNGQRINDFINVSDVEGLANNSELHVVEDPYSEKEARIHFIRVRELIGAAGDRTDTVQGILSGASVFDDVVAEADKQAGAEVAVQEYNFEAGVSPSILLPKEHEAAPKTVKLITLSSWNPPPAPLRQKGHLLYLTITTNEGEQFQVTSHAGGFYVNNSSNSKFDPSPKQDKKAGVISAHSLYTLLEKLSPSFAESYEAFQKFANRKDPLATFQIGNTVPSAPWLVPSTSSPLVAHIADPTRSQETFLLGGAENTDSLRDWNEEFQSARELPKDTIQDRVFRERLIAKLHADYNDAAARGAVLVARGEVAPLNPTEGRDAQIFVYNNVFFSFGADGVGTFTSEGGDEAAKVATGKDVFGVKLVNQLDIDGLYTPGTVVVDYLGKRIVGQSIVPGIFKQPEPGENQIHYGAVDGKDVVAADEAFAPGFATLASYLRVKKHAVWDKENKRHDLEASVEMKGLLGTDGRKYVLDLYRITPLDIQWMEEASPEGAEYPHRMTVLRPELVESLSKQKAREYLSAEVSKRDSKKTKEVKEETKEEAKDETKEEAKEEAKEEAKEEAKEEAKEETKVEIKEEEEKKEREAKEEGAEEAEEKKEEEKTDRIDMSGFKFALNPDVFSGQVPQTDEEKEEMAKDEQDVRDACKYLTETVIPTLLRDLKESDISFPMDGRSLSALLHRRGINMRYLGKLAQKSVPETTDKEEKVDGDRLKCFREVCVREMIARAFKHIAAKYLKSLPLSLTSACFAHLYNCLLGFGLNPKPEAEIDEAYRALFSDADLAFEKVTPESLREEVQHEVARRFRYTLAENWYTEARPVQLLRETALKLGLQLQASKFHFTQAEADAAAAAATPAPAPVQTNGQAAAESTGSKKKKGKKARDTSPSSIVSTTVPHTFSPDDFVNVVPLIKDSCPRSALAEEALEAGRLSIYQGQKKIGEDLLLESLSLHEQIYGLVHPEVAQMYHTLSQMYFNLDQKDAAVELARKAVIVSERTLGIDSAETVLNYLNLSLFLHQRGDSKIALVYARHALDVWKLIYGPDHPDTITTINNYAVMLQSIRAYTESRRWFEESLRVCDQVFGRNSINSATLLFQLAQALALDQDAKAAVDRMKESYSIFKALLGADDKNTKEAEHWLTQLTHNAVSIARQTKELAAKRARAGYKFTSSGVGVGSVTGAPAQLPGARGAAPSTKDSRNIDELMKYIEGGDKKTKGGSGGGKKRPGKANPKRRGGASGTA, encoded by the exons ATGGCTGACGCAACATCcaccactgctgctgctgcccctccGA AGGAGCCAGTAGCCGACGAGCAAAACGTCGAGAAGCCTGCCGAGACCCAGAccgaagaggtggtggaggaggaggaggaggaggagcagcttgAAG ACGCTCCCTTCATCGTCAAGATCGTTCTTCCCCATGACGATAAGACCTTTGAACTCCCG GTGTCACCATTGGAACAAATCCACGAAATCAGACAATCGATCATTGAACACCCGATTGCTGTACAATACTCGTGTTTCCACCTCGAGCACAATGGGCAGCGCATCAACGACTTCATCAACGTTTCCGATGTTGAGGGCCTCGCCAACAATTCAGAGTTGCATGTGGTGGAGGACCCATACAGCGAAAAGGAGGCCAGAATTCACTTCATCAGGGTCAGGGAGTTGATTGGGGCCGCTGGGGACCGTACCGACACGGTACAGGGCATCCTGTCGGGTGCTTCGGTCTTTGACGATGTGGTAGCCGAGGCTGACAAGCaggccggggccgaggtCGCTGTCCAGGAGTACAACTTCGAGGCGGGCGTGAGCCCCTCCATTTTGCTTCCCAAGGAGCACGAGGCTGCGCCAAAGACTGTCAAGCTGATCACCTTGTCCTCATGGaaccctcctcctgcgcCTCTCAGGCAAAAGGGCCACTTGCTTTACCTGACCATCACAACAAACGAGGGCGAGCAGTTCCAGGTTACCTCCCACGCCGGTGGTTTCTATGTCAACAACTCTTCCAACAGCAAGTTCGACCCATCACCGAAGCAGGACAAGAAGGCTGGTGTTATTTCGGCCCACTCCTTGTACACTCTTCTCGAGAAGCTCTCACCATCGTTTGCTGAAAGTTACGAGGCCTTCCAGAAGTTTGCTAATCGCAAGGATCCCCTCGCCACTTTCCAGATCGGCAACACTGTGCCATCCGCCCCATGGCTCGtgccatccacctcctcacctttGGTTGCTCACATTGCCGACCCTACGAGATCACAGGAgaccttcctcctcggtggtGCCGAGAACACCGACTCGCTCCGTGATTGGAACGAGGAGTTTCAATCTGCCAGAGAATTGCCCAAGGATACCATCCAGGACCGTGTCTTCAGAGAGCGACTTATCGCAAAACTCCACGCTGATTACAACGACGCTGCTGCTCGCGGCGCCGTTCTCGTTGCTCGTGGCGAGGTTGCTCCTCTCAACCCTACCGAGGGCCGGGATGCGCAGATTTTTGTCTACAACAACGTCTTCTTCTCGTTCGGAGCTGACGGCGTCGGCACCTTCACCAGCGAGGGCGGCGACGAGGCTGCCAAGGTTGCTACTGGCAAGGACGTTTTCGGTGTGAAGCTCGTGAACCAGCTCGACATTGACGGTCTTTACACTCCTGGCACCGTTGTCGTTGACTACCTTGGCAAGCGGATTGTCGGTCAGAGCATAGTACCTGGCATCTTTAAGCAGCCCGAGCCTGGTGAGAACCAGATTCACTAcggtgctgttgatggcAAGGATGTCGTTGCTGCCGATGAGGCCTTTGCCCCCGGCTTTGCGACGCTTGCTAGCTATCTGCGGGTCAAGAAGCACGCCGTTTGGGACAAAGAGAACAAGCGCCATGATCTCGAAGCCAGTGTTGAGATGAAGGGCCTTCTTGGAACCGACGGTCGCAAGTACGTCCTTGACTTGTACCGCATCACCCCCTTGGATATCCAGtggatggaggaggccaGCCCCGAGGGTGCTGAGTACCCCCACCGCATGACTGTCCTCCGTCCTGAGCTCGTTGAGTCTTTGAGCAAGCAGAAGGCCCGCGAGTATCTCAGTGCTGAGGTCAGCAAGCGTGACTCTaagaagaccaaggaggTTAAggaggagaccaaggaggaagccaaggatgagaccaaggaggaggccaaggaggaggccaaggaggaggccaaggaggaggccaaggaggaggccaaagAGGAGACCAAggtggagatcaaggaggaggaggagaagaaggagagagaagccaaggaggagggtgccgaggaggccgaggagaagaaggaggaggagaagactGATAGGATAGACATGTCTGGCTTCAAGTTTGCCCTGAACCCCGATGTCTTCAGCGGCCAGGTCCCCCAGAccgacgaggagaaggaggagatggccaaGGATGAGCAAGACGTCCGTGATGCTTGCAAGTATCTCACTGAAACTGTCATCCCCACTCTCTTGCGCGACCTCAAGGAGTCAGATATCAGCTTCCCCATGGATGGTCGCTCTTTGAGCgctctcctccaccgccgcggTATCAACATGCGCTACCTTGGTAAATTGGCCCAGAAGAGCGTTCCGGAGACGACcgacaaggaggagaaggttgatGGCGATCGTCTCAAGTGCTTCCGCGAGGTCTGTGTGCGCGAGATGATCGCCAGAGCGTTCAAGCACATCGCTGCCAAGTACCTCAAGAGCCTGCCCTTGTCGCTGACCTCGGCCTGCTTCGCCCACCTTTACAACTGCCTTCTCGGCTTTGGTCTCAACCCCAAGCCCGAGGCTGAGATCGACGAGGCCTACCGCGCCCTTTTCAGCGATGCTGATCTTGCCTTTGAGAAGGTTACTCCTGAGAGTCTCAGGGAGGAGGTCCAGCACGAAGTGGCTCGCCGCTTCAGATACACTCTGGCCGAGAACTGGTACACCGAGGCCAGGCCCGTGCAGCTGCTCCGTGAGACTGCCCTGAAGCTCGGTCTTCAACTTCAGGCCTCCAAGTTTCACTTCACCCAGGCTGAGGCtgatgccgccgccgctgctgctacGCCGGCGCCTGCGCCAGTCCAGACTAACGGCCAAGCTGCCGCTGAGTCTACCggcagcaagaagaagaagggcaagaaggctCGTGATACTTCCCCATCCAGCATTGTCTCGACCACAGTCCCGCACACCTTCAGCCCGGATGACTTTGTCAACGTGGTGCCCCTCATCAAGGACTCTTGTCCCAGGAGCGCCTTGGCCGAAGAGGCTCTCGAGGCTGGCCGTCTCTCTATTTACCAAGGTCAAAAGAAGATCGGCGAGGACCTCCTTCTTGAgtccctctctctccacgAGCAAATCTATGGCCTCGTCCATCCCGAGGTTGCTCAGATGTACCACACCCTTTCTCAGATGTATTTCAACCTAGACCAGAAGGATGCGGCCGTCGAGCTTGCCAGAAAGGCTGTCATTGTGAGCGAGCGGACGCTTGGCATCGACTCGGCCGAGACGGTGTTGAACTACCTCAACTTGagtctcttcctccaccagcgTGGCGACAGCAAGATTGCTCTCGTGTACGCCAGACACGCGCTTGACGTGTGGAAGTTGATTTATGGACCGGATCACCCAGACACCATCACGACGATCAACAACTACGCGGTGATGCTGCAGAGCATCAGGGCCTACACTGAGTCTCGCCGGTGGTTTGAGGAGTCTCTCCGGGTCTGCGATCAGGTCTTTGGCAGAAACTCGATCAACTCTGCCACTCTTCTTTTCCAGCTCGCCCAGGCTCTTGCCCTCGACCAGGACGCGAAGGCTGCTGTTGACCGCATGAAGGAAAGCTACAGTATCTTCAAGGCCCTCTTGGGTGCCGACGACAAGAACaccaaggaggccgagcacTGGCTTACGCAGCTGACACACAATGCTGTGTCTATTGCCAGGCAGACAAAGGAACTTGCGGCCAAGAGGGCGCGTGCCGGCTACAAGTTCACCTCGAGCGGCGTCGGCGTGGGTTCGGTCACTGGTGCGCCCGCGCAGCTTCCTGGCGCCAGGGGAGCTGCTCCTAGTACCAAGGATAGTCGTAACATCGATGAGCTTATGAAGTACATTGAGGGCGGTGACAAGAAGACCAAGGGCgggagcggtggtggcaagAAGCGCCCTGGTAAGGCCAACCCCAAGAGACGGGGTGGCGCTTCCGGCACTGCTTGA